Proteins encoded in a region of the Planococcus citri chromosome 1, ihPlaCitr1.1, whole genome shotgun sequence genome:
- the LOC135845586 gene encoding sodium-independent sulfate anion transporter-like isoform X3 produces the protein MSIQKRLPCTKWIPTYSLSFLVRDLIAGISVGLTAIPQGMAYANVAGLDPQYGLYSTIMPCFIYIVFGGCKDMTLGPTAIMSLMTFPYASKYGPPYAILLCFLSGVLILLASIFRLSFLVDFISLPVTTGFTAAAALTIATAQLKNFFGMNIHTSGVLDSWISVIKNMNNISWPDTILGIVTIAALLLGRYVKNKSAQLNGERTSQKVLSYSLWLAGLSGNAIVVICGTLLAYCLSTAGSLPFKLTGKVGSGLPPFAIPSFHTANATFVDMVSDMGSAVIAVPFISIMETIAIGKAFEKGKGVDATQEMIALGLSNLAGSFLGSMPISGSFTRSAINHSSSVVTPLGGLFTGLLVLMALGFLTSLFYFIPKATLAGLIIVAMIFMVEYSTISLIWRTKRQDFIPLCASFFACLIFGVELGMVIGIAANLCIVLYGVARPSMKISWLTVNDTQKVLYIVPKQNLLFPSINHIRESIIDECKQRDDYSPVVICGDHIYKIDSTTAKGVHSLVDDLKARGQRLYLWKWNDSPVRTFTNYNEDLRWILRYDESIEQILSEPSASINEDESVKEFSNNNSSNEQLTQVPMTV, from the exons ATGTCGATACAGAAGAGACTCCCTTGCACGAAATGGATTCCTACTTACAGTTTAAGCTTCCTCGTACGAGACCTTATCGCCGGTATAAGTGTCGGACTGACCGCAATACCTCAAGGAATGGCTTACGCCAACGTCGCAGGCCTCGATCCTCaa TATGGATTATATTCGACTATAATGCCGTGTTTCATATATATAGTATTCGGAGGCTGTAAGGATATGACGTTGGGACCTACGGCTATCATGTCTTTGATGACTTTTCCTTACGCATCCAAGTACGGTCCACCATACGCTATATTGTTGTGTTTCCTCAGTGGTGTTCTCATCCTGCTGGCTTCAATATTCCGACTAA GTTTCCTCgtcgatttcatttcattaccgGTGACGACAGGTTTCACAGCAGCAGCTGCATTGACCATAGCTACAGCTCAACTGAAAAACTTTTTCGGAATGAATATTCATACCAGCGGCGTACTCGACAGTTGGATATCTgtgataaaaaatatgaataatataAGCTGGCCCGATACCATTCTTGGAATCGTTACCATCGCTGCTCTTCTTCTTGGCAGA TATGTGAAAAACAAATCAGCCCAGTTGAATGGCGAAAGAACCAGTCAGAAGGTGCTATCTTATTCTTTATGGCTAGCTGGCTTATCTGGAAACGCGATTGTCGTCATATGTGGAACTTTACTCGCGTATTGTTTATCAACTGCTGGATCGCTGCCGTTCAAGTTGACTG GTAAAGTTGGCAGTGGTTTGCCTCCTTTCGCCATACCATCGTTCCACACAGCGAATGCCACGTTTGTCGACATGGTCTCGGATATGGGTTCAGCTGTCATTGCTGTACCTTTTATATCAATCATGGAAACCATAGCTATAGGAAAAGCTTTCG AAAAAGGAAAAGGTGTCGATGCAACCCAAGAAATGATCGCGTTAGGTTTATCAAATCTAGCCGGTTCTTTCTTAGGATCAATGCCAATCTCTGGATCGTTCACTCGAAGCGCCATTAACCACAGCTCCAGCGTGGTAACTCCTCTGGGAGGTTTATTCACTG GTTTATTGGTACTAATGGCTCTTGGCTTCCTCACGTCTCTGTTTTATTTCATACCGAAAGCTACTCTGGCCGGATTAATCATCGTAGCTATGATATTTATGGTTGAATACTCGACGATATCGCTGATATGGAGGACTAAAA GACAAGATTTCATTCCACTGTGCGCTTCTTTCTTCGCATGTTTGATATTTGGAGTCGAGCTAGGAATGGTGATCGGTATAGCTGCAAATCTCTGCATAGTTTTGTACGGAGTAGCGAGACCTTCGATGAAAATATCTTGGCTAACTGTTAACGATACGCAGAAAGTATTATACATTGTACCTAAACAAAATTTACTATTTCCATCCATTAATCATATTCGAGAATCGATCATCGACGAATGTAAACAAAGAGACGATTACAGTCCGGTGGTAATCTGCGGAGATCACATATACAAGATAGATTCCACTACAGCTAAG GGAGTACATTCGTTAGTGGATGACTTGAAAGCTAGAGGACAACGGTTATATTTATGGAAATGGAATGACTCGCCGGTCCGAACGTTTACCAATTATAACGAAGATCTGCGATGGATTCTACGATACGATGAATCGATAGAACAAATTTTAAGCG AGCCTTCAGCAAGTATTAACGAAGACGAATCTGTCAAAGAATTCTCAAACAATAATTCCAGTAACGAGCAGTTAACCCAAGTTCCTATGACTGTATAG
- the LOC135845586 gene encoding sodium-independent sulfate anion transporter-like isoform X2, with the protein MTISKRKKVKGVLKNSFTSFRNANVKKSPDTEQAKQNGGAGGDATKLQIEDEETCLNCIKENIVQQFTQMSIQKRLPCTKWIPTYSLSFLVRDLIAGISVGLTAIPQGMAYANVAGLDPQYGLYSTIMPCFIYIVFGGCKDMTLGPTAIMSLMTFPYASKYGPPYAILLCFLSGVLILLASIFRLSFLVDFISLPVTTGFTAAAALTIATAQLKNFFGMNIHTSGVLDSWISVIKNMNNISWPDTILGIVTIAALLLGRYVKNKSAQLNGERTSQKVLSYSLWLAGLSGNAIVVICGTLLAYCLSTAGSLPFKLTGKVGSGLPPFAIPSFHTANATFVDMVSDMGSAVIAVPFISIMETIAIGKAFEKGKGVDATQEMIALGLSNLAGSFLGSMPISGSFTRSAINHSSSVVTPLGGLFTGLLVLMALGFLTSLFYFIPKATLAGLIIVAMIFMVEYSTISLIWRTKRQDFIPLCASFFACLIFGVELGMVIGIAANLCIVLYGVARPSMKISWLTVNDTQKVLYIVPKQNLLFPSINHIRESIIDECKQRDDYSPVVICGDHIYKIDSTTAKGVHSLVDDLKARGQRLYLWKWNDSPVRTFTNYNEDLRWILRYDESIEQILSEPSASINEDESVKEFSNNNSSNEQLTQVPMTV; encoded by the exons CCAAACAGAACGGTGGAGCCGGCGGTGACGCTACGAAATTACAAATCGAAGATGAAGAAACATGTTTGAACTGCATAAAAGAAAACATCGTACAGCAATTTACACAAATGTCGATACAGAAGAGACTCCCTTGCACGAAATGGATTCCTACTTACAGTTTAAGCTTCCTCGTACGAGACCTTATCGCCGGTATAAGTGTCGGACTGACCGCAATACCTCAAGGAATGGCTTACGCCAACGTCGCAGGCCTCGATCCTCaa TATGGATTATATTCGACTATAATGCCGTGTTTCATATATATAGTATTCGGAGGCTGTAAGGATATGACGTTGGGACCTACGGCTATCATGTCTTTGATGACTTTTCCTTACGCATCCAAGTACGGTCCACCATACGCTATATTGTTGTGTTTCCTCAGTGGTGTTCTCATCCTGCTGGCTTCAATATTCCGACTAA GTTTCCTCgtcgatttcatttcattaccgGTGACGACAGGTTTCACAGCAGCAGCTGCATTGACCATAGCTACAGCTCAACTGAAAAACTTTTTCGGAATGAATATTCATACCAGCGGCGTACTCGACAGTTGGATATCTgtgataaaaaatatgaataatataAGCTGGCCCGATACCATTCTTGGAATCGTTACCATCGCTGCTCTTCTTCTTGGCAGA TATGTGAAAAACAAATCAGCCCAGTTGAATGGCGAAAGAACCAGTCAGAAGGTGCTATCTTATTCTTTATGGCTAGCTGGCTTATCTGGAAACGCGATTGTCGTCATATGTGGAACTTTACTCGCGTATTGTTTATCAACTGCTGGATCGCTGCCGTTCAAGTTGACTG GTAAAGTTGGCAGTGGTTTGCCTCCTTTCGCCATACCATCGTTCCACACAGCGAATGCCACGTTTGTCGACATGGTCTCGGATATGGGTTCAGCTGTCATTGCTGTACCTTTTATATCAATCATGGAAACCATAGCTATAGGAAAAGCTTTCG AAAAAGGAAAAGGTGTCGATGCAACCCAAGAAATGATCGCGTTAGGTTTATCAAATCTAGCCGGTTCTTTCTTAGGATCAATGCCAATCTCTGGATCGTTCACTCGAAGCGCCATTAACCACAGCTCCAGCGTGGTAACTCCTCTGGGAGGTTTATTCACTG GTTTATTGGTACTAATGGCTCTTGGCTTCCTCACGTCTCTGTTTTATTTCATACCGAAAGCTACTCTGGCCGGATTAATCATCGTAGCTATGATATTTATGGTTGAATACTCGACGATATCGCTGATATGGAGGACTAAAA GACAAGATTTCATTCCACTGTGCGCTTCTTTCTTCGCATGTTTGATATTTGGAGTCGAGCTAGGAATGGTGATCGGTATAGCTGCAAATCTCTGCATAGTTTTGTACGGAGTAGCGAGACCTTCGATGAAAATATCTTGGCTAACTGTTAACGATACGCAGAAAGTATTATACATTGTACCTAAACAAAATTTACTATTTCCATCCATTAATCATATTCGAGAATCGATCATCGACGAATGTAAACAAAGAGACGATTACAGTCCGGTGGTAATCTGCGGAGATCACATATACAAGATAGATTCCACTACAGCTAAG GGAGTACATTCGTTAGTGGATGACTTGAAAGCTAGAGGACAACGGTTATATTTATGGAAATGGAATGACTCGCCGGTCCGAACGTTTACCAATTATAACGAAGATCTGCGATGGATTCTACGATACGATGAATCGATAGAACAAATTTTAAGCG AGCCTTCAGCAAGTATTAACGAAGACGAATCTGTCAAAGAATTCTCAAACAATAATTCCAGTAACGAGCAGTTAACCCAAGTTCCTATGACTGTATAG
- the LOC135845586 gene encoding sodium-independent sulfate anion transporter-like isoform X1 encodes MSSNQPDKIQESTSSISFAKQNGGAGGDATKLQIEDEETCLNCIKENIVQQFTQMSIQKRLPCTKWIPTYSLSFLVRDLIAGISVGLTAIPQGMAYANVAGLDPQYGLYSTIMPCFIYIVFGGCKDMTLGPTAIMSLMTFPYASKYGPPYAILLCFLSGVLILLASIFRLSFLVDFISLPVTTGFTAAAALTIATAQLKNFFGMNIHTSGVLDSWISVIKNMNNISWPDTILGIVTIAALLLGRYVKNKSAQLNGERTSQKVLSYSLWLAGLSGNAIVVICGTLLAYCLSTAGSLPFKLTGKVGSGLPPFAIPSFHTANATFVDMVSDMGSAVIAVPFISIMETIAIGKAFEKGKGVDATQEMIALGLSNLAGSFLGSMPISGSFTRSAINHSSSVVTPLGGLFTGLLVLMALGFLTSLFYFIPKATLAGLIIVAMIFMVEYSTISLIWRTKRQDFIPLCASFFACLIFGVELGMVIGIAANLCIVLYGVARPSMKISWLTVNDTQKVLYIVPKQNLLFPSINHIRESIIDECKQRDDYSPVVICGDHIYKIDSTTAKGVHSLVDDLKARGQRLYLWKWNDSPVRTFTNYNEDLRWILRYDESIEQILSEPSASINEDESVKEFSNNNSSNEQLTQVPMTV; translated from the exons CCAAACAGAACGGTGGAGCCGGCGGTGACGCTACGAAATTACAAATCGAAGATGAAGAAACATGTTTGAACTGCATAAAAGAAAACATCGTACAGCAATTTACACAAATGTCGATACAGAAGAGACTCCCTTGCACGAAATGGATTCCTACTTACAGTTTAAGCTTCCTCGTACGAGACCTTATCGCCGGTATAAGTGTCGGACTGACCGCAATACCTCAAGGAATGGCTTACGCCAACGTCGCAGGCCTCGATCCTCaa TATGGATTATATTCGACTATAATGCCGTGTTTCATATATATAGTATTCGGAGGCTGTAAGGATATGACGTTGGGACCTACGGCTATCATGTCTTTGATGACTTTTCCTTACGCATCCAAGTACGGTCCACCATACGCTATATTGTTGTGTTTCCTCAGTGGTGTTCTCATCCTGCTGGCTTCAATATTCCGACTAA GTTTCCTCgtcgatttcatttcattaccgGTGACGACAGGTTTCACAGCAGCAGCTGCATTGACCATAGCTACAGCTCAACTGAAAAACTTTTTCGGAATGAATATTCATACCAGCGGCGTACTCGACAGTTGGATATCTgtgataaaaaatatgaataatataAGCTGGCCCGATACCATTCTTGGAATCGTTACCATCGCTGCTCTTCTTCTTGGCAGA TATGTGAAAAACAAATCAGCCCAGTTGAATGGCGAAAGAACCAGTCAGAAGGTGCTATCTTATTCTTTATGGCTAGCTGGCTTATCTGGAAACGCGATTGTCGTCATATGTGGAACTTTACTCGCGTATTGTTTATCAACTGCTGGATCGCTGCCGTTCAAGTTGACTG GTAAAGTTGGCAGTGGTTTGCCTCCTTTCGCCATACCATCGTTCCACACAGCGAATGCCACGTTTGTCGACATGGTCTCGGATATGGGTTCAGCTGTCATTGCTGTACCTTTTATATCAATCATGGAAACCATAGCTATAGGAAAAGCTTTCG AAAAAGGAAAAGGTGTCGATGCAACCCAAGAAATGATCGCGTTAGGTTTATCAAATCTAGCCGGTTCTTTCTTAGGATCAATGCCAATCTCTGGATCGTTCACTCGAAGCGCCATTAACCACAGCTCCAGCGTGGTAACTCCTCTGGGAGGTTTATTCACTG GTTTATTGGTACTAATGGCTCTTGGCTTCCTCACGTCTCTGTTTTATTTCATACCGAAAGCTACTCTGGCCGGATTAATCATCGTAGCTATGATATTTATGGTTGAATACTCGACGATATCGCTGATATGGAGGACTAAAA GACAAGATTTCATTCCACTGTGCGCTTCTTTCTTCGCATGTTTGATATTTGGAGTCGAGCTAGGAATGGTGATCGGTATAGCTGCAAATCTCTGCATAGTTTTGTACGGAGTAGCGAGACCTTCGATGAAAATATCTTGGCTAACTGTTAACGATACGCAGAAAGTATTATACATTGTACCTAAACAAAATTTACTATTTCCATCCATTAATCATATTCGAGAATCGATCATCGACGAATGTAAACAAAGAGACGATTACAGTCCGGTGGTAATCTGCGGAGATCACATATACAAGATAGATTCCACTACAGCTAAG GGAGTACATTCGTTAGTGGATGACTTGAAAGCTAGAGGACAACGGTTATATTTATGGAAATGGAATGACTCGCCGGTCCGAACGTTTACCAATTATAACGAAGATCTGCGATGGATTCTACGATACGATGAATCGATAGAACAAATTTTAAGCG AGCCTTCAGCAAGTATTAACGAAGACGAATCTGTCAAAGAATTCTCAAACAATAATTCCAGTAACGAGCAGTTAACCCAAGTTCCTATGACTGTATAG